From one Lineus longissimus chromosome 3, tnLinLong1.2, whole genome shotgun sequence genomic stretch:
- the LOC135485488 gene encoding echinoderm microtubule-associated protein-like 2 isoform X12 has translation MEHGSNPHLESPEPELDELEMNGLEAEGKVSKSVSFHEDNGTDETNANGATPPPPSQQKDGLISHENEELRDRVTNLEKKVEQQEDEILCLKSALSDVIRRMTVLENTKELENVPIIGNKKHENRASQNNLLPSKTSVKSIVHKSAHRPSPSASARRTTSADGISISLRHSPKGSPRNTGSPSMKKWASASIPANAADQNGTAPKRSESVTSLPSKQTPPTKRESISHRQSNKEPGFMKEDGYLKLFMRGRPVTLHAPTELIENYDVTKAGQASTEKLKLEWVYGYRGRDCRSNVHFLPTGEIVYFIASVVVLYNGEEQMQRHYLGHNDDVKCLAVHPDKITIATGQVAGHDKAYGKMSAHRTSPSSRRKPTQPDPSLYLPHVRVWNSVSLATMHIIGLGDFDRAVCCLSFSKADGGMYLCAVDEGNDHILSIWDWQNGDKGRKVTETKCSQEPVLAAEFHPFEKNMIVTCGKSQLAFFTLDNGSINKKQGVYEKYDKPKYVLCLTFAENGDVITGDSNGNIFVWPRGTNKIGTAVNGAHDGGIFSMLILKDGSLLSGGGKDRKIVQWDSSWNRMEKETTLAEQYGAVRTLTQGRGNMILAGTTKNSILQGTLDLEFSPVVQGHTDELWGLAIHPNQHQFLSCAYDRHVYLWDALTHTVVWSKELNDMAHSACFYPEGDIVAIGTQTGRWLVIDTTAREIIAVHTDGNEQIECLEYSPDGRFIAIGSRDNSIYVYQTTEGGRKYSRVGKCTGHSSFITHLDWSEDSQFIQSNSGDYEILYWSSSNCHQVPSASNMRDVKWKTQSCTLGFTVAGIWPEGADGTDVNACARSHQQKVLASADDYGKVNLFSYPCCQPKTTAHIYSGHSSHVTNVKFLYDDSRLLSAGGKDTALMQWEII, from the exons ATGGAGCATGGATCAAACCCTCATTTGGAATCTCCAGAGCCAGAGCTAGATGAGCTAGAAATGAATGGTCTCGAAGCGGAAGGGAAAGTGAGTAAGTCGGTTAGTTTTCACGAGGACAACGGAACTGACGAAACTAACGCCAATGGAGCAACACCACCGCCACCGAGTCAGCAGAAAG ATGGCCTTATATCCCATGAGAATGAAGAACTCAGGGACCGGGTCACCAACCTTGAGAAGAAGGTTGAGCAGCAGGAGGATGAGATTCTATGCCTTAAGAGTGCGCTGTCTGACGTCATCCGACGTATGACCGTACTCGAAAACACAAAAG AGTTAGAAAATGTACCCATAATAGGTaacaaaaaacatgaaaaccGTG CCTCACAGAATAACCTTCTGCCATCCAAAACCTCGGTGAAAAGCATAGTCCACAAAAGCGCACACCGGCCGTCGCCATCAGCTTCTGCTCGTCGTACAACATCTGCAGATGGCATCTCAATCTCGCTGCGTCATTCCCCGAAGGGATCGCCAAGAAATACCGGGTCACCTTCGATGAAAAAATGGGCCTCCGCCTCCATACCTGCCAATGCAGCCGACCAAAATGGCACGGCACCAAA aCGTTCGGAATCAGTGACTAGCTTACCCAGCAAACAAACCCCACCCACCAAACGAGAGTCAATTTCTCATCGTCAGAG taATAAAGAGCCAGGTTTCATGAAAG AGGATGGCTATCTCAAACTGTTCATGAGAGGCAGGCCAGTCACCCTGCATGCGCCAACGGAACTGATCGAGAATTACGATGTCACTAAAGCTGGCCAGGCTTCCACAGAAAAACTCAAGCTCGAATGGGT GTATGGTTATCGAGGGCGTGACTGCCGGTCCAACGTCCATTTCCTACCCACTGGGGAGATTGTTTATTTCATTGCCTCGGTGGTTGTATTGTATAATGGTGAGGAGCAGATGCAGAGGCATTACCTGGGACATAATGATGACGTCAAGTG TTTGGCAGTGCATCCAGACAAGATAACGATAGCCACAGGTCAGGTGGCTGGCCATGATAAAGCCTACGGGAAG ATGTCAGCACATCGGACAAGCCCCAGCAGCAGACGCAAGCCCACGCAACCTGATCCTAGTTTATACCTG CCGCATGTTCGAGTATGGAACTCAGTCAGCCTGGCAACCATGCACATCATTGGCCTCGGAGATTTCGATAGGGCCGTCTGCTGTCTTTCATTCTCAAAAGCG GATGGTGGTATGTACCTGTGTGCTGTAGATGAGGGCAATGACCACATCCTTTCAATATGGGACTGGCAAAATGGAGACAAAGGTAGAAAGGTCACAGAAACCAAG TGCTCCCAAGAACCAGTATTAGCCGCAGAATTCCATCCATTTGAAAAGAACATGATTGTGACGTGTGGTAAAAGTCAACTTGCCTTCTTCACCTTGGATAATGGGTCAATCAACAAGAAACAAGGTGTATATGAG AAATATGACAAACCCAAGTATGTGCTGTGTCTGACGTTTGCTGAGAATGGTGATGTGATAACTGGTGATTCCAATGGCAACATATTTGTCTGGCCAAGAG GGACCAATAAGATCGGCACAGCCGTGAACGGTGCCCATGATGGTGGCATCTTCTCGATGTTGATATTGAAAGACGGCAGTTTGCTATCGGGAGGTGGCAAGGATAGAAAGATCGTCCAGTGGGACTCTAGCTGGAACCGGATGGAAAAAGAAACCACT ctTGCTGAACAGTATGGTGCTGTGAGGACACTCACTCAAGGGCGCGGCAACATGATCCTGGCTGGGACGACGAAGAATAGCATCTTGCAGGGAACTCTAGATCTGGAATTCAGCCCTGTTGTGCAG GGTCACACAGATGAGCTGTGGGGTCTAGCTATCCACCCCAACCAGCACCAGTTCCTCTCATGTGCATACGATCGCCACGTTTACCTGTGGGATGCACTGACTCATACTGTCGTCTGGTCAAAGGAATTAAAC GACATGGCACATTCCGCATGTTTCTACCCAGAGGGTGACATTGTAGCCATTGGTACCCAGACAGGTCGTTGGCTGGTCATTGACACAACTGCTAGAGAAATTATTGCTGTCCATACAGATGGCAATGAGCAGATTGAATGTTTAGAATACTCCCCTG atgGTCGTTTCATCGCGATCGGATCACGAGATAACAGCATCTATGTGTACCAGACCACAGAAGGTGGCAGGAAGTACAGCCGAGTCGGCAAATGCACTGGCCATTCTAGTTTCATTACACACTTAGATTGGTCAGAGGACAGTCAGTTCATACAGTCAAACTCAGGGGATTATGAAATCTTATACT GGTCATCCTCAAATTGTCACCAGGTGCCATCTGCTTCCAACATGAGAGACGTGAAATGGAAAACACAAAGCTGTACGCTAGGATTCACAGTGGCAG GTATCTGGCCTGAGGGAGCTGATGGTACCGATGTGAATGCCTGTGCCAGGTCCCATCAGCAGAAGGTCCTAGCTAGTGCCGATGACTATGGCAAAGTCAACCTATTCTCCTACCCATGTTGTCAACCAAAG ACTACAGCACACATCTACAGCGGTCACAGTAGTCATGTGACAAACGTTAAATTCCTGTACGATGATAGCCGATTGTTGTCGGCTGGCGGAAAGGACACTGCGCTCATGCAATGGGAGATTATTTAA